The genomic stretch AATCGGaatgaaataatacaaattcAATTAAACACTGTGCCCTAATCCTAAGCTTTAAAACTATTTAAATTACAAGTGGTCGCGTTCTTTGTTCGTCGACGGTTTCGACCCTGAGTAAATTTCGCTCTTCGCCGCTCTTCTTTCCCGTCGTTCTTGTCTCCGAACTTCCAACGATGCGCGCCGCGCGCGCcggtttctaattttttaggTTAGGATAGGTTATGTTGCCGCTCTCTCTTCCCGTTCTAGTTCGCACCAGGGTTCGTATTCTGTATAAGGGTAATGTTGTCCCCCTTCAGCATTATCCTACCCAGCTGTTTTCTGTTCTTCGTTTTGACGTGATACTCCTCGGCATCGTCAAGGACGAGATTCATGTACTCGTCAAAGCCGACAATGTGACCCTCGATCCTCAGgttgatattttca from Neodiprion virginianus isolate iyNeoVirg1 chromosome 3, iyNeoVirg1.1, whole genome shotgun sequence encodes the following:
- the LOC124300279 gene encoding probable small nuclear ribonucleoprotein E — translated: MSYKGPPKVQKVMVQPINLIFRYLQNRSRVQVWLFENINLRIEGHIVGFDEYMNLVLDDAEEYHVKTKNRKQLGRIMLKGDNITLIQNTNPGAN